The DNA region CTTTCCTACTCTCCTACTTCCTACTTTCAGGAGAATCCCCTATTTCACTGACCCATTACCAATTACCAAACTTAAGGAGGTTGGAGAAAATGAAGGTTTATGAAGGAAAATTAGAGGCAAAGGGATTAAAGATAGGAGTAATTGTCTCCCGATTTAACGAGTTTATTACATCTAAATTAGTTGATGGCTGTTTAGATGCCTTAGTTCGACATGGGGCAAAAGAAGATGATATTGAAATTGTTAAAGTCCCGGGTTCTTTTGAAATTCCATATATCGCAAAGAAAATGGCAGATATGAAGAAATATGATGCTATTATCTGTCTGGGAGTCATCATTCGAGGAGAAACGCCACATTTTAATTATATTTGTAATGAAGTCGCTAAAGGGATTGCGAATGTTTCGTTAGAAAGTGGTATCCCGGTCATTTTTGGAGTTATCACTTCAGATACAATCGAACAGGCGATTGAACGCGCTGGAACCAAAAGTGGTAACAAGGGATTTGATGCGGCATTATCAGCCATTGAAATGGCTAATCTATATAAAAGTGTCTAAATGAAAAGGAAAAGATCAAAGGCAAGAGAATTAGCTCTTCAGGTACTCTTTGCGATTGAAGCATCTCAATCTGAGCCAGATGAGGTCATTTCTATATTCTGGCAAGAGAATATGGATGTATTACCTGAAATTAAAGAGTTTGCTGATTCTTTAATTAGAGGGGTATTAAAAAGGTTATCCGAGGTTGACAACCTTATTAGTTCCCATGCGGATAATTGGGAATTTTCCAGAATAGCTATCGTTGACCGCAATATTATGCGAATAGCTACCCTTGAATTAATGGCAATGAAAGATATTCCTGGAGCGGTTGTGATTAATGAAGCCGTAGAATTGGCTAAAACTTATAGCACTCAGGACTCATCAAGGTTTGTCAACGGTATTTTAGATAAGATAAAGGAGGATATTAATCGTGTCAGGGTATAAATCAGGATTAATAGCCCTTCTCTTATTAATGGGATGCACAACGACATCTTCCCAGATAAAAAAAGAATCTATCCTTCAACACAACATAGCGGTTAAATATATCAGATTAGACCTCTGGCAAGATGCTAAACTCCATCTTTTAAAGGCATTAGAATTAGCACCTCAAGAGGCATCAATATATAATAGTTTAGGGGTTGTCTATGAATATTTCAATCTAAATGATAAGGCAAAAGAGGTTTATCAAAAGGCAGTCAGTTTGGCTCCAGATATTCCTGTGTATCAAAAGAATCTTAACTCATTTGAGAGAGAATGTCTTAATTCAACACAAACAACTACTTTAGAAAAAGAGACTCCATCGCATATAAAGATTTCGACGGTAAAAATTCCCATTAAAAGAATCCTGGAGTCCAAAATAAAGATTGATAAGATAAATCGAGTTGCCCTCTTTTCCTTTTCAAAAAATGAAGATGATAAAAATGCAATAAAAATTAGCCAGATGTTATCGCAGGTATTTAAGATGAATGTCCTTGAAGAAAACCCTTTTTATATCTTAGAAGATTATGAGATAAAAGATTTAACGCAAGAGGAACCCATTAGCCAGCAGGACATAGAAAACTCATCAAAAAGAATGCTTTTATACAAAATCTTATCTATTGATGGATTATTTGTCCTTAAAATTAATGAATTTAAGGACCGTAGATATAAAAAGTCGGAACTTAAAAATTATTATTCTGAAGAAAAAAAGGAATTTATATATTATTATCAACCTTATATTGAAAGGAATATTGAAATTAATATGTCAATATCATTTTTTGAAGCAACCACAGATAGACTTTTGTGGGATAAGGAATATAAAGATAATCTATCTAATACTTATGTAGGAGATGATGAAGAAAATATCCGACTATTTGATAAACAGCTATTTAAGGACTTTATAAATAAGTGTGTTGAGGATTTCATAATTGATATTAGCCCTCAAGAAAAGGTTTATGAACGAATATTAGTCATAGAAAATCAAAAATGATAAGTATAGGACTCACAATCAGTAAAGATAAGATTAATATTGCTCAGGTAAAAGGAACTTATCGGAAATTAAGTTCAATTAAAACTCAAGAGATACCAACAGATATTGGAGAAGCAGAAGTTGCTTTATATATAAAGCGATTTTTCAAGAAGAATAATATTAAAACAAAATATATCTGTTTGGGTCTTCCGAGAAGACAGATTTTAGTAAATATCATTGAATTACCCCCGATAAAAAAAGATTTAATCAGTCAGGCTCTAAAATATGAAGTTGAAGAACATATTCCATATCCTATTGAAGAGGTTTATTACGATTATCAGATTATAGGACAATTTGAGAAGAAAACTAATATTCTGTTAGTGGCGGTTAGAAAAGAAGTAGTTGACCCTTACTTACAACTTTTATCTCAAATCGAACTTAAGCCACTTTTTGTCGATGTAGAATCTTTTAGTATAATTAACCTGTGCCTTGAACTATTTTCTAATGAATTCAAACACAACACTACTCTGCTAATAAGTAGTGAAACTGATTGTAGTGAAATAAGTCTTTTAAAAAATGAGAAACTGGAGTTTACCAAAAGTCTTCCTTTCTTAACAGATGACACAGTTTTTTTAGAAGAGATAAAGAAAATTATTG from bacterium includes:
- the ribE gene encoding 6,7-dimethyl-8-ribityllumazine synthase, which produces MKVYEGKLEAKGLKIGVIVSRFNEFITSKLVDGCLDALVRHGAKEDDIEIVKVPGSFEIPYIAKKMADMKKYDAIICLGVIIRGETPHFNYICNEVAKGIANVSLESGIPVIFGVITSDTIEQAIERAGTKSGNKGFDAALSAIEMANLYKSV
- the nusB gene encoding transcription antitermination factor NusB; the protein is MKRKRSKARELALQVLFAIEASQSEPDEVISIFWQENMDVLPEIKEFADSLIRGVLKRLSEVDNLISSHADNWEFSRIAIVDRNIMRIATLELMAMKDIPGAVVINEAVELAKTYSTQDSSRFVNGILDKIKEDINRVRV